In a single window of the Rhizobiaceae bacterium genome:
- a CDS encoding ABC transporter ATP-binding protein/permease — protein sequence MSDQSTTAAPAPAEAAEAIGFRAQLATMREAFHGSPLRNRIIVLGLCAVAVIIATSLGQIILNRWNAPFYDAIERRDLSALLRQLEMFALIAGGLLALGVSQTWLNQRFRLRLREALTQDLIAEWMKPRRAFRLANAGAIGVNPDQRMQEDAGHLADLVTGLSFGLFQSSILLVSFVGILWSLSSGFVFHIGGETYSIPGYMVWAAFIYAGSASVITWLVGRPLINLNAERYAREADLRFSMMRVNEHVDAIAIAGGEKDEKRRMESDLANLLASIMRIYTVQIRLEWVTDGYGWLTIVAPILVASPVYFAGDITFGGLMMAVGAFNQVHSSLRWFINNIGAIADWRATLLRVASFRAALVEADHLHGGEQRIEFAESARKQLKLDGLEIVSPTGCTRLEEDRVTIKQGERVLITGDPGAGKTLFFRALAGLWPWGRGRIEMPKDETMFFFPRTPYLPRGSLRRVLSYPMQAGAFPDTVLDAALKRVGLNRLADSLDHETRWDKELNEDDQRLLAFARLAVHKPDWVVIDESLDALDATCRRDIYSLLESELPKSTVINIGRLLPNMTFFKRQVALAKDTQGRALKPVDFASRALASPVKQRQRRLARAGK from the coding sequence ATGTCCGACCAGTCCACGACAGCAGCACCAGCACCGGCCGAGGCGGCAGAGGCGATAGGGTTTCGGGCACAACTCGCGACGATGCGCGAGGCGTTTCACGGTTCGCCTTTGCGCAACAGGATCATCGTGCTGGGGCTTTGCGCGGTCGCCGTGATCATAGCCACCTCGCTCGGGCAGATCATCCTGAACAGATGGAACGCCCCGTTCTATGACGCCATCGAACGGCGCGACCTGTCGGCGCTCCTCCGCCAGCTCGAAATGTTCGCGCTGATCGCGGGCGGCCTGCTCGCGCTCGGCGTTTCGCAGACATGGCTGAACCAGCGATTCCGGCTGCGCCTGCGCGAGGCGCTGACGCAGGACCTCATCGCGGAATGGATGAAGCCTCGCCGCGCGTTCCGGCTGGCAAATGCGGGAGCTATCGGCGTCAATCCGGACCAGCGCATGCAGGAAGATGCCGGCCATCTGGCCGACCTCGTCACCGGACTATCTTTCGGCCTGTTCCAGTCCTCGATCCTCCTCGTCTCATTCGTCGGCATTTTGTGGTCGTTGTCCTCGGGCTTCGTTTTCCACATCGGCGGCGAAACCTATTCCATACCGGGCTACATGGTCTGGGCCGCGTTCATCTATGCGGGTTCGGCATCCGTCATCACATGGCTGGTCGGCCGCCCGCTGATTAACCTGAATGCCGAACGCTATGCGCGGGAGGCGGACCTGCGCTTTTCCATGATGCGTGTGAACGAGCATGTCGACGCCATCGCCATTGCGGGCGGCGAAAAGGACGAAAAGCGGCGGATGGAAAGCGACCTTGCCAATCTGCTGGCGTCCATCATGCGCATCTACACGGTGCAGATTCGTCTTGAATGGGTGACCGACGGATATGGCTGGCTGACGATCGTCGCGCCGATCCTCGTGGCTTCGCCGGTCTATTTTGCCGGAGATATCACGTTCGGGGGCCTGATGATGGCCGTCGGGGCCTTCAACCAGGTGCATTCGTCGCTGCGCTGGTTCATCAACAATATCGGCGCGATTGCGGATTGGCGGGCGACGCTGTTGCGCGTGGCCTCGTTCCGCGCCGCCCTTGTCGAGGCGGACCATTTGCATGGCGGCGAGCAACGCATCGAGTTTGCCGAAAGCGCGCGCAAGCAATTGAAGCTGGACGGGCTGGAGATCGTCTCCCCGACGGGCTGCACGAGGCTGGAGGAAGATCGCGTGACGATCAAACAGGGCGAGCGCGTGCTGATTACCGGCGATCCCGGCGCGGGAAAGACGCTGTTTTTCCGGGCGCTCGCCGGCCTGTGGCCGTGGGGCAGGGGGCGGATCGAAATGCCGAAGGACGAAACCATGTTCTTCTTCCCGCGCACGCCATACCTGCCGCGCGGGTCGCTGCGGCGCGTGCTGTCCTATCCGATGCAGGCGGGTGCGTTCCCGGACACGGTGCTGGACGCGGCGCTCAAGCGCGTCGGTCTCAACAGGCTGGCCGATTCGCTCGACCATGAAACCCGCTGGGACAAGGAACTGAACGAGGACGACCAGCGATTGCTGGCCTTTGCCCGTCTGGCCGTCCACAAGCCGGACTGGGTGGTGATCGACGAATCGCTCGATGCGCTCGACGCCACCTGCCGGCGGGACATCTACAGCCTGCTGGAGAGCGAACTGCCGAAATCGACCGTCATCAACATCGGACGTCTTCTGCCCAACATGACCTTCTTCAAGCGTCAGGTTGCGCTCGCGAAGGACACGCAGGGCAGGGCGCTCAAGCCGGTCGATTTCGCCTCACGCGCGTTGGCTTCGCCGGTAAAGCAGCGGCAAAGGCGGTTGGCGCGGGCAGGCAAGTAA
- the metW gene encoding methionine biosynthesis protein MetW: MTVNATPRIDLQVIADLIPDSAKVLDVGCGDGELLELLRNRKSIDGRGVEISQRGVNECVARGLSVIQGDADTDLVYYPDNSFDFALLSQTLQATRNPRTVLEHLLRIGQHVIVSFPNFGHWRVRSSLFFRGRMPVTKDLPYDWYDTPNIHFCTIRDFVVLCEEVGAKVEKAVAIDGNGQKIVFSMPWWFWNFFGQQAVFLLRR; this comes from the coding sequence ATGACCGTGAACGCGACCCCGCGCATCGACCTGCAGGTCATTGCGGACCTCATTCCCGACAGTGCCAAGGTGCTGGACGTGGGCTGCGGCGACGGCGAACTGCTGGAACTGCTGCGCAACCGCAAGTCAATCGACGGGCGCGGCGTCGAGATATCCCAGCGCGGTGTCAATGAATGCGTCGCGCGCGGATTGTCCGTGATCCAGGGCGATGCGGACACCGACCTCGTCTACTATCCCGACAATTCGTTCGACTTCGCGCTGTTGTCCCAGACCCTTCAGGCAACGCGCAATCCCCGCACCGTTCTGGAGCACCTTCTGCGGATCGGACAGCACGTCATCGTGTCCTTTCCGAATTTCGGCCATTGGCGGGTGCGCTCCTCCCTGTTCTTTCGCGGGCGGATGCCGGTGACCAAGGACCTTCCCTACGACTGGTACGACACGCCGAACATCCATTTCTGCACCATCCGCGATTTCGTCGTTCTGTGCGAGGAAGTCGGCGCGAAGGTGGAGAAGGCCGTTGCCATCGACGGCAACGGCCAGAAGATCGTCTTTTCGATGCCGTGGTGGTTCTGGAACTTCTTCGGACAGCAGGCGGTGTTCCTGCTGCGCCGATAA
- a CDS encoding prephenate/arogenate dehydrogenase family protein, which translates to MSEPMFDRIALIGIGLIGSSLARVIAAKGLARHVAIASRSTATLKRAQELGLGDSYHSDPAEAAKDADLVIVSVPVGSSGAVAEAIAPVLKPGAILTDVGSTKASVIAQMSPFVPEGVHFIPGHPLAGTEKSGPDAGFAELFENRWCIFTPLPDTDPEALERLSEFWRRCGSNIDVMDAAHHDKVLAIVSHLPHIIAYNIVGTADDLQNVSKTEVIKYAASGFRDFTRLAASDPTMWRDVCLHNRDAILEMLSRFSEDLAALQRAIRWGDGDKLFDLFTHTRGVRRSIIEAGQEVDAPDFGRHVAEHPTKT; encoded by the coding sequence ATGTCCGAACCCATGTTTGACCGGATCGCCCTTATCGGCATCGGTCTGATCGGTTCTTCGCTGGCGCGGGTTATCGCTGCGAAGGGCCTTGCCCGTCACGTCGCCATCGCAAGCCGCAGCACCGCCACGTTGAAGCGTGCGCAGGAATTGGGGCTCGGCGATTCCTATCATTCCGATCCCGCCGAAGCGGCGAAGGACGCGGACCTCGTCATCGTTTCCGTTCCGGTCGGCTCGTCCGGCGCGGTGGCCGAGGCGATCGCGCCCGTTCTGAAGCCGGGCGCGATCCTCACCGATGTCGGCTCCACCAAGGCGAGTGTCATTGCCCAGATGTCTCCCTTCGTGCCGGAGGGGGTGCATTTCATTCCAGGCCATCCGCTCGCCGGCACCGAGAAATCGGGACCGGATGCGGGTTTTGCGGAACTGTTCGAAAACCGTTGGTGCATCTTCACTCCGCTGCCGGACACCGACCCGGAGGCGCTGGAGCGGCTGTCGGAATTCTGGCGGCGCTGCGGCTCCAATATCGATGTCATGGACGCTGCCCATCACGACAAGGTGCTGGCCATCGTCTCGCATCTGCCGCACATCATCGCCTACAACATCGTGGGCACAGCCGACGACCTCCAGAATGTGTCGAAGACCGAGGTCATCAAATATGCGGCATCGGGCTTCCGGGACTTCACGCGTCTCGCTGCGTCCGACCCAACCATGTGGCGGGATGTGTGCCTGCACAATCGGGACGCTATCCTCGAAATGCTCTCGCGGTTCTCGGAGGACCTTGCGGCCCTGCAACGCGCGATAAGGTGGGGGGACGGGGACAAGCTCTTCGACCTTTTCACGCACACGCGCGGCGTGCGCCGCTCGATCATCGAGGCAGGGCAGGAGGTCGACGCGCCGGACTTTGGCCGTCACGTCGCGGAGCATCCGACGAAAACCTAG
- a CDS encoding lipid kinase — MLTRKQTRKALLIVNPRARRGAESIDAVKDVLRAGGIGLEEASTAEQENLSELISRRARNVDLAIIGGGDGTLNAAAAGLVYTGLPLGVLPLGTANDFARTLGIPPDPVQAAQIIAAGQPKLIDLGEVNGHLFFNVASIGFSAELAGELTAHAKKRWGSLGYGIVAARLLARSRLFKAFLDHDDSTETIRTMQISVGNGRHYGGGMTVEETATADDGWLDVYSLEVDHWWRLLRLLPSLRRGTQGQWDDVRAFKTTEVTVRTSRPRPVNTDGELTTWTPAHFRIRPKSVRVYAPSERPQKQG, encoded by the coding sequence ATCTTGACGCGAAAGCAGACCAGAAAAGCCCTGTTGATCGTCAATCCGCGCGCGCGGCGCGGCGCCGAATCGATCGATGCGGTCAAGGACGTGCTGCGTGCCGGAGGCATCGGCCTTGAAGAGGCATCGACCGCGGAACAGGAGAACCTGTCGGAACTTATTTCGCGGCGCGCCCGCAATGTCGATCTCGCAATCATCGGCGGCGGCGACGGGACGTTGAACGCCGCCGCTGCCGGGCTGGTCTATACGGGCCTGCCGCTGGGCGTCCTGCCGCTCGGCACGGCGAACGATTTTGCGCGCACGCTCGGCATCCCGCCCGATCCCGTGCAGGCGGCGCAGATCATCGCGGCTGGCCAGCCGAAGCTGATCGATCTCGGCGAGGTCAACGGACATCTTTTCTTCAACGTCGCCAGCATCGGCTTTTCCGCCGAACTGGCGGGCGAGTTGACCGCACACGCGAAGAAGCGCTGGGGTTCGCTTGGCTACGGCATCGTGGCCGCGCGGCTCCTGGCGCGCTCCCGGCTGTTCAAGGCCTTCCTCGACCATGACGATTCGACGGAAACAATCCGCACCATGCAGATTTCGGTCGGCAATGGCCGTCACTATGGCGGCGGCATGACCGTCGAGGAAACGGCCACGGCGGATGACGGCTGGCTGGATGTCTATAGCCTCGAAGTCGACCATTGGTGGCGCCTGCTGCGGCTGCTGCCGAGCCTGCGGCGCGGCACGCAGGGGCAATGGGACGATGTGCGAGCCTTCAAGACGACGGAGGTCACCGTGCGCACCAGCCGCCCGCGCCCCGTCAACACCGATGGCGAGCTGACGACATGGACGCCCGCGCATTTCCGCATCCGGCCGAAATCCGTGCGCGTCTACGCGCCGAGCGAGCGCCCGCAGAAACAAGGTTGA
- a CDS encoding fimbrial protein: protein MTNPAFDTDDEKPLDPAVEKVRRKMIRFMGINLGLLFVALMAVVGAIVYKSRIATPTTAEPQALAVPAGAPLEGTIALPKGARVLSQSLSGDKISLLVEEAAGTQAIYVFDLGSNRMAGRFEIAPN from the coding sequence ATGACCAATCCCGCTTTCGACACCGACGACGAAAAGCCGCTCGATCCTGCGGTGGAGAAGGTGCGGCGCAAGATGATCCGCTTCATGGGGATCAATCTCGGCCTTTTGTTCGTGGCCCTTATGGCTGTCGTCGGCGCGATTGTCTACAAGTCGCGCATCGCAACGCCCACCACGGCGGAACCGCAGGCATTGGCCGTTCCGGCGGGCGCGCCGCTCGAAGGCACAATCGCGCTTCCGAAAGGCGCGCGGGTGCTCTCGCAGTCGCTGTCGGGCGACAAGATATCGCTCTTGGTCGAAGAGGCGGCTGGCACTCAGGCGATCTATGTGTTCGATCTCGGATCGAACAGAATGGCGGGCCGTTTCGAGATCGCGCCGAACTGA
- a CDS encoding RluA family pseudouridine synthase has translation MSAPDNEETDGLIVLTAAANDAGQRLDQWLAARLAPQLSRSRIQALIRKGAVTLDSITVAETRQKLKGGETVRIAVPEAEPAEPQGEDIPLDILFEDDELIVINKPAGLVVHPGAGNWTGTLVNALIHHCGDSLSGIGGVKRPGIVHRLDKDTSGVLVAAKTDRAHKALSDAFADHGRNGALERAYVALVWGSPSRPTGTVDAALGRAADRVRRAVVPEGRDDARHAVTHYSVLERFGAQKDGSFTASLLECRLETGRTHQIRVHMAHIGHPLVGDRDYGQSHRTKANRLPQPLQQQVLDFPRQALHARLLAFRHPATDILMSFEAPIPRDMEELIDGFRAL, from the coding sequence ATGAGCGCTCCTGATAACGAAGAGACGGACGGATTGATAGTGCTGACCGCCGCCGCAAACGATGCCGGCCAGCGCCTTGACCAATGGCTTGCCGCAAGGCTCGCCCCGCAGCTTTCGAGGAGCCGCATCCAGGCCCTGATCCGCAAGGGAGCCGTGACGCTCGACTCGATCACCGTAGCCGAGACGCGGCAGAAGCTGAAAGGCGGCGAAACGGTCCGCATCGCCGTGCCGGAAGCCGAACCCGCCGAGCCGCAGGGAGAGGACATTCCCCTCGATATATTGTTCGAGGATGACGAGCTGATCGTCATCAACAAGCCGGCAGGACTGGTCGTTCACCCTGGTGCAGGCAACTGGACCGGCACGCTCGTCAATGCGCTGATCCATCATTGCGGCGACAGCCTGTCGGGCATTGGCGGCGTGAAGCGGCCCGGCATCGTGCACCGGCTGGACAAGGACACCAGCGGCGTTCTCGTGGCGGCGAAAACGGATCGCGCCCACAAGGCGCTGTCGGACGCCTTTGCCGATCATGGCCGGAACGGCGCGCTGGAACGCGCTTATGTGGCGCTCGTCTGGGGCAGCCCCTCGCGTCCGACAGGCACGGTCGACGCCGCACTCGGTCGCGCCGCCGACCGTGTGCGCCGCGCCGTGGTGCCCGAAGGCCGAGACGACGCCCGCCATGCGGTCACGCACTATTCGGTTCTGGAGCGCTTCGGCGCGCAGAAGGACGGATCGTTCACGGCCTCACTGCTGGAATGCCGGCTGGAGACGGGCCGCACGCACCAGATCCGCGTCCACATGGCGCATATCGGCCATCCGCTGGTTGGCGACAGGGACTACGGCCAGTCGCACCGCACCAAGGCGAACCGCCTGCCGCAGCCACTGCAACAGCAAGTGCTGGATTTTCCCCGGCAGGCGCTGCACGCGCGCCTTCTTGCGTTCAGGCACCCGGCCACCGATATATTGATGAGCTTCGAGGCGCCGATACCGCGCGACATGGAGGAACTCATCGACGGGTTCCGGGCATTGTGA
- the hisC gene encoding histidinol-phosphate transaminase: protein MSRARALSRPEPNPGVMDIEAYVPGKSSAHPGVAKVFKLSSNENPLGASPKAIEAVRAAAERMEFYPDGRSTRLRQAIAETHGLNAANIICFNGSDEALALLARLYLQPGDEGIVTEHGFLQYRIYIQMTGATPVTAPETNERTDVDAILATVTERTRIVFIANPNNPTGTYLPFDEVRRLQAGLPKHAILVLDAAYAEFVRRNDYEAGVELVGSSENVVMTRTFSKVHGLGGARIGWIYAPSHIIEAMDRVRDPFNVTAMSIEAGVAAMQDREHVTRSVEHNTRWLAWLTEELTKLGLRVTPSVGNFLLMHFPSAERYCAERADEYLLARGFILRRVAAYGFPDALRMSVGTEEANRGVIAALKEFLGK from the coding sequence ATGTCACGCGCAAGAGCCCTTTCCCGTCCCGAACCCAATCCGGGTGTGATGGACATCGAAGCCTATGTGCCGGGCAAGTCGTCGGCGCATCCGGGCGTGGCGAAGGTGTTCAAGCTGTCGTCGAACGAGAACCCGCTCGGCGCTTCGCCGAAGGCGATCGAGGCCGTCAGGGCGGCGGCGGAACGCATGGAGTTTTATCCCGACGGTCGCTCCACGCGCCTGCGCCAGGCAATCGCCGAGACCCATGGCCTCAACGCCGCGAACATCATCTGCTTCAACGGGTCCGACGAGGCGCTGGCGCTTCTGGCCCGCCTTTATCTGCAGCCGGGCGACGAAGGCATCGTCACCGAGCACGGCTTTCTCCAGTACAGGATCTATATCCAGATGACCGGGGCGACCCCGGTCACCGCGCCGGAAACGAATGAGCGGACAGATGTGGACGCGATCCTCGCCACCGTCACCGAGCGCACCAGGATCGTGTTTATTGCCAATCCGAACAATCCGACCGGCACGTACCTGCCCTTTGACGAGGTGCGCCGCCTTCAGGCCGGGCTGCCGAAGCACGCCATTCTGGTGCTGGACGCAGCCTATGCTGAGTTCGTGCGCCGCAATGATTATGAAGCGGGCGTCGAACTGGTCGGCTCGTCCGAAAATGTCGTGATGACGCGCACCTTCTCCAAGGTGCACGGACTCGGTGGCGCGCGCATCGGCTGGATTTATGCGCCGTCGCACATCATCGAAGCGATGGACCGGGTGCGCGATCCGTTTAACGTCACCGCCATGTCGATCGAGGCTGGCGTCGCGGCGATGCAGGACCGCGAGCACGTCACGCGCTCCGTCGAGCACAATACCAGATGGCTGGCATGGCTGACGGAGGAACTGACGAAGCTCGGCCTGCGCGTCACGCCCAGCGTGGGCAATTTCCTCCTGATGCACTTTCCTTCCGCCGAGCGATACTGTGCCGAGCGCGCCGACGAATATCTGCTGGCGCGGGGGTTCATCCTGCGCCGCGTCGCCGCCTACGGATTTCCAGATGCCCTGCGCATGTCCGTCGGCACGGAAGAGGCAAATCGCGGTGTGATCGCCGCGCTCAAAGAGTTTCTGGGAAAGTGA
- a CDS encoding homoserine O-acetyltransferase, which produces MAAPRRKTKNNEADNPSSPVLRFGADRPLVLEAGVSLSPFQIAYETYGELNAARSNAVLICHALTGDQYVASNNPITGKPGWWEVLIGAGKIIDTNRFFVICPNVVGSCLGSTGPASTNPATGKPYGLDLPLITIRDMVRAQAMLVDHFGIDQLFCVIGGSMGGMQVLEWTSSYPERVFSALPMATGSRHSAQNIAFYEAGRQAVMADPDWRGGKYIEAGVRPEKGLAVARMIAHITYLSEAALHRKFGRNLQDRPKLTFSFDADFQIESYLRHQGMTFVDRFDANSYLYLSRAMDYFDMAADHDGHLASAFKNTHTRLCVVSFTSDWHFPTEESRALVHALNASGAPVSFVEIETDRGHDAFLLDEPELFNAIGGFIASAARDKGLA; this is translated from the coding sequence ATGGCCGCGCCGCGCCGCAAGACGAAGAACAATGAGGCAGACAATCCGTCGAGCCCGGTGCTGCGCTTCGGCGCGGACCGGCCGCTGGTGCTGGAAGCGGGCGTCTCCCTTTCCCCGTTCCAGATCGCCTATGAGACCTATGGCGAGCTGAATGCGGCGCGGTCCAACGCCGTGCTGATCTGCCACGCGCTGACCGGCGACCAGTATGTTGCGAGCAACAACCCCATCACCGGTAAGCCGGGCTGGTGGGAGGTTTTGATCGGGGCGGGCAAGATCATCGACACCAACCGCTTTTTCGTCATATGCCCGAACGTCGTCGGCTCCTGCCTCGGCTCCACGGGTCCAGCCTCGACCAACCCGGCGACCGGCAAGCCATACGGGCTCGACCTGCCATTGATCACCATTCGCGACATGGTGCGCGCGCAGGCGATGCTGGTCGACCATTTCGGCATCGACCAGCTTTTCTGCGTCATCGGCGGCTCGATGGGCGGGATGCAGGTTCTGGAATGGACGTCGAGCTATCCCGAGCGCGTGTTTTCCGCGCTGCCGATGGCGACCGGCTCGCGCCATTCGGCGCAGAATATCGCCTTCTACGAGGCCGGGCGGCAGGCCGTCATGGCCGACCCCGACTGGCGCGGCGGAAAATATATCGAGGCGGGCGTGCGGCCTGAAAAGGGGCTCGCGGTCGCGCGCATGATCGCGCACATCACCTATCTTTCGGAGGCCGCGCTGCACCGCAAGTTCGGGCGCAATTTGCAGGACCGTCCGAAGCTCACCTTTTCCTTCGACGCCGACTTCCAGATCGAAAGCTATCTGCGCCACCAGGGCATGACCTTCGTGGATCGCTTCGACGCCAATTCCTATCTCTATCTCAGCCGGGCAATGGACTATTTCGACATGGCCGCCGACCATGACGGCCATCTCGCCTCCGCCTTCAAGAACACGCATACGCGCCTCTGCGTGGTCTCCTTCACCAGCGACTGGCACTTCCCGACCGAGGAAAGCCGGGCGCTGGTGCACGCGCTCAATGCGTCGGGCGCGCCGGTCTCATTCGTCGAGATCGAGACCGATCGCGGCCACGACGCCTTCCTGCTGGATGAGCCGGAACTGTTCAACGCCATTGGCGGCTTCATCGCATCCGCCGCGCGCGACAAGGGACTCGCCTGA
- a CDS encoding DUF2125 domain-containing protein — MWLALFIIVLFGGYSAGWYWLAQQATQRVDDAVARLNDDGRTTICENRQIGGFPFRLGLTCDSVAYEDDVNHIVATSGGLRTAAQVYEPLKTIAELDGPLRVEAPGITPLFIEWDSLRASARLARPVPTLISVEAQGLSGISDPDDETDPVDFFSAEQAEAHLRPNGPDLDWAGSFRQLEIDPGAVGNRTLPVFDGEGDATIRNGVALIQSRPKSLRGQSVEIRKLALVSGEAQMELSGPIAIDTNGLVDASLRLGMKNPAAVSTIFQTAVPERANEIGQAFAALGMLGDTPSVPIKIEKSRIKLDLILGSVTLGQLPPVE, encoded by the coding sequence ATGTGGCTTGCGCTTTTCATTATCGTGTTGTTCGGCGGCTACAGCGCCGGTTGGTACTGGCTGGCGCAGCAGGCAACGCAGCGTGTCGACGACGCCGTCGCGCGACTGAACGACGACGGGCGCACCACGATCTGCGAAAACCGGCAGATTGGCGGCTTCCCGTTTCGCCTCGGCCTGACCTGCGACAGCGTGGCCTATGAGGACGATGTGAACCATATCGTCGCGACATCGGGCGGCCTGCGAACCGCCGCGCAGGTTTACGAACCGCTCAAGACAATCGCCGAACTGGATGGCCCGCTGCGCGTCGAAGCTCCGGGTATAACGCCGCTGTTTATCGAGTGGGATTCGCTGAGAGCTAGCGCCCGGCTGGCGCGCCCGGTGCCCACATTGATTTCCGTCGAAGCGCAAGGGCTGTCCGGTATCTCCGACCCGGACGACGAGACGGACCCGGTGGATTTCTTCAGTGCCGAGCAGGCGGAAGCGCATCTGCGCCCGAACGGCCCGGATCTTGATTGGGCGGGCAGTTTCCGGCAATTGGAGATCGATCCGGGCGCTGTCGGCAACCGCACATTGCCGGTTTTCGACGGCGAGGGCGACGCGACGATAAGAAATGGCGTCGCGCTCATCCAATCGCGCCCGAAGAGCCTGCGGGGCCAGTCCGTGGAAATCAGGAAGCTCGCGCTGGTCTCAGGAGAGGCGCAGATGGAATTGAGCGGACCGATCGCCATAGACACGAACGGCCTGGTCGATGCCTCGCTCCGGCTCGGGATGAAGAACCCGGCAGCCGTCTCCACGATATTCCAGACGGCGGTGCCCGAGCGCGCGAATGAGATCGGTCAGGCCTTCGCGGCTCTTGGCATGCTCGGGGACACGCCCTCCGTCCCGATCAAGATCGAGAAAAGCAGGATCAAGCTCGACCTGATCCTGGGTTCCGTCACGCTCGGACAATTGCCGCCTGTCGAGTAG
- a CDS encoding gamma-glutamylcyclotransferase encodes MGDFWVFGYGSLIWNPGFAHVETSRARLSGYRRALCVKSWVHRGTRERPGLVLGLDRGGSCVGLAFRVPGDLQGEVMTYLRARELVTNVYLERLLPVRLADGRQVRAVTYVADPRHEQYAGRIDEAHAAEIVRTAQGQSGANPDYVRSTIEHLHALGISDHWLERVAARLA; translated from the coding sequence ATGGGCGATTTTTGGGTTTTTGGCTACGGTTCGCTGATCTGGAATCCGGGATTCGCGCATGTGGAGACGAGCCGGGCGCGCCTGTCGGGCTATCGACGGGCGCTTTGCGTAAAATCCTGGGTGCATCGCGGCACCCGTGAGCGACCGGGGCTGGTGCTCGGGCTCGACCGTGGCGGCTCGTGCGTCGGGCTGGCGTTCCGCGTTCCGGGCGACTTGCAGGGCGAGGTCATGACGTATCTGCGTGCCCGCGAACTGGTGACGAATGTCTATCTGGAGCGCCTCCTGCCGGTTCGCCTTGCTGACGGGCGGCAGGTTCGGGCTGTCACCTATGTCGCCGATCCTCGACACGAACAATATGCCGGACGGATTGACGAAGCGCACGCCGCCGAGATCGTGCGCACGGCACAGGGGCAAAGCGGAGCGAATCCCGACTATGTCCGCTCCACCATCGAGCACCTGCATGCGCTCGGCATCAGCGACCATTGGCTGGAGCGAGTCGCAGCGAGGCTTGCCTGA
- the rpoH gene encoding RNA polymerase sigma factor RpoH: MAQSLPSIVSGEGGLYRYLEEIRRFPMLQPQEEYMLAKRYQEHHDTNAAHKLVTSHLRLVAKIAMGYRGYGLPIGEVISEGNVGLMQAVKKFEPERGFRLATYAMWWIKASIQEYILRSWSLVKMGTTANQKRLFFNLRKVKGKIQALEDGDLRPDQVKEIATKLNVSEEEVVSMNRRLSGDASLNAPIRATEGESGEWQDWLVDDHDSQEAMLIEQDELENRRAMLEGALGVLNDRERRIFEARRLSEDPITLEDLSTEFNISRERVRQIEVRAFEKVQDAVQAAARKQAQSLRTIEAQPA, translated from the coding sequence ATGGCCCAATCACTGCCAAGTATTGTTTCGGGCGAAGGCGGGCTTTACCGCTATCTCGAAGAAATCCGCAGATTTCCGATGCTGCAACCGCAGGAAGAGTACATGCTCGCCAAGCGGTATCAGGAGCATCATGACACGAACGCCGCGCACAAGCTGGTAACCAGCCATCTGCGGCTCGTTGCAAAGATCGCCATGGGCTACCGTGGCTATGGACTGCCCATTGGAGAGGTTATCTCCGAGGGCAATGTCGGCCTGATGCAGGCCGTCAAGAAATTCGAGCCGGAGCGCGGCTTCCGCCTTGCGACCTACGCGATGTGGTGGATCAAGGCTTCGATCCAGGAATATATCCTGCGCTCGTGGAGCCTCGTGAAAATGGGCACCACGGCAAACCAGAAGCGACTGTTCTTCAACCTTCGCAAGGTGAAGGGCAAGATTCAGGCTCTGGAAGACGGCGACCTGAGGCCCGACCAGGTGAAGGAAATCGCCACCAAGCTGAATGTCTCCGAGGAAGAGGTCGTTTCGATGAACCGCCGCCTTTCCGGCGATGCATCGCTCAATGCCCCGATTCGCGCAACGGAAGGCGAATCCGGTGAGTGGCAGGACTGGCTGGTGGATGACCATGACAGCCAGGAGGCAATGCTCATCGAGCAGGACGAACTGGAAAATCGCCGCGCCATGCTGGAAGGCGCGCTGGGCGTGCTGAACGATCGCGAACGGCGCATCTTCGAGGCGCGCCGCCTGTCGGAGGACCCGATCACGCTCGAGGATCTTTCGACCGAGTTCAACATCAGCCGCGAACGCGTGCGCCAGATCGAGGTGCGGGCGTTCGAGAAGGTGCAGGACGCAGTGCAGGCAGCCGCCCGCAAGCAGGCACAGTCGCTGCGCACCATCGAGGCGCAGCCGGCCTAA